From a single Prionailurus bengalensis isolate Pbe53 chromosome A1, Fcat_Pben_1.1_paternal_pri, whole genome shotgun sequence genomic region:
- the LOC122480738 gene encoding phospholipid-transporting ATPase IB-like: protein MGCQQSLQGSDVSKVRTIYLNEPIRNNFCKNSISTAKYSIWSFLPRYLYLQFSKAANAFFLFITILQVIFLNTLLDYAFF from the exons ATGGGCTGCCAACAGTCTCTTCAAGGATCAGACGTGTCCAAAGTCCGCACCATTTACCTCAATGAGCCCATTAGGAACAACTTCTGCAAAAACTCCATCAG CACAGCCAAGTACAGCATATGGTCATTCCTCCCTCGATATCTGTATCTGCAGTTTAGCAAAGCTGCTAATGCTTTCTTCCTGTTCATTACTATATTGCAGGTAATATTCCTGAACACATTACTggattatgcttttttttaa